A stretch of DNA from Carassius carassius chromosome 22, fCarCar2.1, whole genome shotgun sequence:
atcgtttgacagcactaattgtaatatttatttgatgAGGTCATTTAGAAATagcctcaataaataaataaataaatatgataaccAAATTAAAATGCTGAGCCTCTGTACTGTGGTACATTCAATTCAAAGATGTTATGGCCAAAAATGTGTGTGTAGGTGTATTGTGTGAGAATCAGACCAGAGTATTAGACCTGAGGTCGGTGTGTTTATGTGTCTCTTGGCAACATTAAAAAGAATGGCAGAAAATTGCGTTCTTGAACTCTGGCAAATAAATCAAGCAAACCCCATCGAAGGAAAACAAGGATTTATTTGTTCTACAGATATGACTCGAGTGAAACAGAAGTGCTTAAGTGCTTCACCTCAAATTGCGAGCAAAATATCTCCTATAGTATTTTCCCACGAATCGGAAACTGAGAGCAGTCAAATGTCGATTGCTTTGCCTGTAATTTGGTAACACAGTAGAAGCTGCCAGACATTTTTGGCCTTTTGATCTAAAGGGCTTTGCCTGCACTATATTTGCCTGAGCatctcagatgtttacttttaCAATGTGCTTTGGTTTTTAACTTCAGGCAAAGACCTTAGTTGACTTCAGATATTAATAAGAGTTCCTGAAAATATTAGCCGCTTGCCTTAACTTGCTCTTAGAAAGGGAATATCTGAAGATTGTCTCTCTCTATGGGAGTACATGAACTTGATTTAACCAGGACATCTGAAGCATCAAGAGTTTAACATCACAGAGAATTGTAGGTGAACCCCAGGGTGCTAATATCTGCTCTGCTTTATATCTTTCAGGATGTGATTTCACATGACTGTTCATCTCCAATCGCCTTGTGATTTACACTGCAGTAACTTACCAAGTAAGACACTTTTACATTTTCTGCTATAAATAATGAACTGTACAATGTATCACCTGTTGATTATAATATACAGAAGAAGTATGCAGAACCTAAACTATGGACTGAAGACGTTACAGAACAACCTGATAATTCTCCTTGACCTCTGAACTTCTCTCACATTGATCCTAAACCTTCCTGACATTAAAAAGAACGCGGCAGGATACAATGAACCTTTGGAAGTCAttttccagtgaaaaaaaaaaaaacaatgtgtgtcTAACATTACTAAATAGAAAGCACCTGTTTCCAATCTAAAACAAATCAGCTAATCATAAAAAATGAGAAACCTGCATTAATAGAATAGTAAAAAGATACTGCATGCTTTAAGATTATGCACAAAggttttaaaataactttgatCCCCTTGAAATTTGTTTGAATAAATTAGGTTTATGTTTAGTAGGCTAATACTTCATGTTAACTACTCATATCCACATATACAATTAATATTTATCCCCAAGTTTGAATCCACACTTATCGATTCATTGATCTAGTTCAGCTGAATTCACAGATTTACATTGCTCTGCTGATTTAAAGAGTCTGTTATGACCTAAAGCTGTTTGCTGTGTTGAAGTGGACGTGCTGATGTTCTTATATCTGCGCAGGTTTGCCATCTGTCTAGTAATAGAGGATACAGTGCCATCCAaattccttcccttcacctcccTTTACTTCCTTCTCGAAACACTACTACATGTTGTATTTCAGATAAAAAGTAGAACAGTTGATGCATATCTTTTTATACAGTGCTGTTCTTGTGACTGATACAAGGCTCCATTTGAGGCCTGCTGAGAAGTCACACAGACTTTGTTTCCCCCTGGTGTTGATTTAAtgccagttcagtcaatgtaGTATAAATGCAGAGCGCCATCTGTAGGTCAACGCCTAAAACTGCTTTCAACTGGGTATTCAACACGTTTAAATCAAATACTTGATCTTTTAATGAATGAGTCAAACTTTCTAATTCACCCAGCAagcttttattaaaaattaaactattttCTGTTTGTAAACCACAAACAGGCAATAAAATAATCCATGTCTTCAGTAGCTTTATTGGTTTCAATCAACGCTGACTACAAAGCAAATATTTACACagttgatatgatatgatatgaataTGAGGTTGTTCTATTATTTAATCCCTCTCTATGGACAGCACAGCTCTTACACATTTTAATCGCAGCAAATCACAATTTAATACCACGTGCAAGCCACAGCTGGCtgactaaataaattaataatttaccaTAAAATAATGTTCAAGATGATTCAAATTCAAACAAACAACATGAGCTTCGGATCAAGATGcccttttataatttaaaaatatatattcaaatataaaacggttattttaaatttactatTTCGCAATatgactgttttactgcattttttattataataaatgcagccttagggGAGCATAAGCGActtcttttcaaaaacatttcaagaatcgtaccaaccccaaatttttgaattgCAAATCGCTATTTATagaaagagttcacccaaaaaaattaaatgtgtcaaaacatttgtaggtgagtttgtttcttcatcagaacagatttggataaatttagcattgcatcacttataCTACTGGAGATGTGtgtaatattgtaatgtttttatcagccgtttggactcattctgacggcacccattcactgcagaaaatccattggtgagcaattgatgtaaagctacatttctcctcatctgttctgatgaagaaacaaacgaaTCTACCTTGGATGCCTGACTGTGAGTAATTTACCATACAATGTTGAAGGTGATTAAAATTCAAACAAACAACATGAGCTTTGTATCACAATAACCCTTTATCTTTGCAACCTCTTGTCAGCTGAAAAGACTTGCTGCTGTCTACTGTCCGGCATTGAAAAGCTTCTTCCTGCCCTCCATGCCTGACATGGCCTCCACGTTTTTCCTCCAGTCGGTGACCTCCTCCTTCTGATGGAGAGAAAATGCTTCAGTGAGACAAAGACAGAGATGAGAGTAACTCAAATGGTTGCACAGCCGCGGTGGACCGTGGCAACTAGCATTAGACAGACAGACGGGGCGGTTCAAATGCCAGCATTTCATCAGCACCAGGACTTTAAAGAAATCACTTGATTTCGAAAATAACTCATCTCTTCAGACACAGCACATCTGAGCAAATGAGCTGAAAACAGCCAGATGGGCTCCTGGTGTCTCAAATACACGTGTTATAGCATTGAGCCGGAGTGTTAccttttcttcttcctttttaACTGTTTTGAGGTTGGCTTTGAAGTCGACTCTGGTGTCTGAGAGCGATCCCAGCATGGCATCTGCCGACTTCTTCACCCTTTTCAAGTTCGGCCGTTTCATTTTTCCTTTCAGTTCATAGATCTTCTGGGTTAATGAGAGAATCTGGAAATGAACAAATACATCGTGCTTTTGTTAATAAATCTTTCAAgttcaattttttttcattttcttaagAATATactatttttcaaatgtataattttttttttttttaggaaattaatacttttattcagctaaaggcacattaaattgaccaaaagtgacagtaaaaacatttataaaattacaaaagaattctatttcaaatatttgatgttttcaaaattgataataatcagaaatgtttcttgagcagccaatcagtaaattagaatgatttctgaaggatcatgtgacaatgaagactgaagtaatgatgctgaaaatccaggtTTGCATTAGATttcacaatatattcaaatagaaaacagcttttttttgttttttttttactgtatttttgaccactTTAGGGGCTCCGTAAAATGCAGACTtggctttcaaaaacataaaaaatatgttacCATCCaaccaacaaacaaacatcaattaaaacatgaataaatgagaGAAATGTATATCACTGATATTATTTATGAGTTTAAGAAAGACTAAAGGTCTAAACCCAGAAAGATTTCCAATCTGGGAAAATAAAATCCCCCCTCTAACCCCATTCTTTTGAATAGTATATCATTTCGTCATACCTTGTTTCTCATTTACATACCTCTGCATCATTTCTGGCGACTTTTATATTGAGGTCATATCGTGCTTCATCCACAATGTCAATCTTGTGGTGCAAATCTCTACAAAGCTCCTGCAAAGGCCAGTGATGATACATCAACTCAAATCACTAATGCAAACACCATGAACACGAGTGCTTATGATATGTTGAGAGATGTTTTGGGATGGGGCCATCTGGCTGCAGAAAACGCTCCTATTGTAAACATCTGCCATTGTAAAGTGTTGCACCTGCATTTCTTGGACAGACAGGCCCGAGAGGTTGAGGGGCGGCGCTCTCTCCCTCAGGGTGCTTTCTCTCTCCAATTCTTTCTCCTCTTTTTCTTTCACCAGCAAGCTTTCTGCCTTTTTCAGCAGTTTGCTCTGAGGGTCAGCCGAGGAAAGGGAGAGAGAGGTGTAAGGTTAGTACAAAATACAGCATTCTTCACTTGTGTCCACTGACACACTGAACATTTGCACACAatctcagtgttattttagcaccTGATTCACTAATGCAAATCACTAATGATGGCACAAAAGCACACATAAAAACAGTTCAGAGTCACAATTGCTATTTACAGTACatagtatacagtatattgaacATTGGTTTATGTCACTTTAATTAGTACTTGATCTCTGcatatagtttttatttcagtttaagtgaAATGGGTATATCAAGTTAAGctctgaaattaaatatttacagtttttttttaccattttagtTCATACTGGAAATGTTCAGCTTTGTTTCTGACCCACCTTCAGCAGAAGTCTGCGTGTTGCGGAGTACTTGGATCTGGCCTTTTTCTGCAAGAACAGTAAGA
This window harbors:
- the LOC132098329 gene encoding troponin I, cardiac muscle-like isoform X1, with the translated sequence MQELCRDLHHKIDIVDEARYDLNIKVARNDAEILSLTQKIYELKGKMKRPNLKRVKKSADAMLGSLSDTRVDFKANLKTVKKEEEKVTLRLNAITRVFETPGAHLAVFSSFAQMCCV
- the LOC132098329 gene encoding troponin I, slow skeletal muscle-like isoform X2; translated protein: MQELCRDLHHKIDIVDEARYDLNIKVARNDAEILSLTQKIYELKGKMKRPNLKRVKKSADAMLGSLSDTRVDFKANLKTVKKEEEKKEEVTDWRKNVEAMSGMEGRKKLFNAGQ